In Bradyrhizobium guangdongense, the sequence CCTTGATGCGGATCCCGTTCGTGGTGATCGCGCCGCTGATCGTGATCATCTGCGTCGTCGGCGCCTATTCGGTCTCGAACTCCTATCTCGACGTGGTGATGATGCTCGGCTTCGGCATCGTCGGCTATCTCTTCAAGAAGCTGTTCTATCCGTTGGCGCCCTTGGTGCTCGCGATCGTCATCGGCGACAAGGCGGAGGACGCGTTCCGGCAATCGATGCTGATGTCGAAGGGATCGCTCGGGATATTCTTCGCCAACAAGCTGGTGACGTGCCTGGTGATCGCAGGCATCGCGCTGTTGCTGCTTCCGCTCGTGCTGCAGCTTGCGCGGCCCTTCCGCAAATCCACCGCCGAGACGCCGGAGAAGGAAAAGGTGATCATATGACCGCAAAGCCGCTCATTGCGCTTGCGATGGGAGATCCCGCCGGCATCAGCCCGGAGCTGACGGCAAAGCTCGTGTCGCTGGATGAAATCCGCGCCCGCGCCCGCCTCGTCGTGATCGGCGACCGCCGTGTCTTCGAGGCGGGGGCGAAGATCGCGCGTGTCACGCCGGATCTGACGGCGGTGGAGCAGGGCGCCGATTTCGATGAGCTGACTGATGATGCGCTGTTCCTCGATCTCGGTCACCTCGATCCCGCACGGGTCGAGCGTGGCGTGGCGAGCCTTGCGGGCGGGCAATTTGCGCTCGCCAATTACAGGCGGGCGCTCGAATTCGGCAGGGATGGCCGGGTCGATGCGGTCTGCTTCACGCCCTTCAACAAAGCCGCCATGCGCCTTGCGCGCGCCGATTATGACGACGAGATCGCCTTCTCCGCGGAGGTCGCGGGGCTGAAGACGCCGGCCAGCGAATTCAACGTGCTCGGCGAGCTCTGGAATGCGCGCGTCACCTCGCACATTCCGCTGAGGGATGTTGCCGCCAAACTGTCCGGCGAGCGTATCCGCCGCGCGCTCATGCTGACCGATGCCTGCATGCGCAAGGCGGGCTTTGCGCGGCCTCGCATTGCCGTGGCGGGCCTCAACCCGCATGCCGGCGACGGCGGCAATTTCGGCCGTGAGGAGATTGATGTCATCGCGCCCGTGGTCGAAGCCGGCAAGCGCGAGGGCATGGCCGTGGAGGGCCCGTTTCCCGCCGACACCGTGTTTCTGCGCGCCAAGGCGGGCGCCTTCGATGCGGTGCTGACCATGTATCACGACCAGGGCCAGATCGCGATGAAGCTGATGGGCTTCGATCGCGGCGTGACCCTGCTCGGCGGCTTCCCGTTCCCGATCTGCACGCCCGCCCACGGCACGGCCTACGACATCGCCGGCCAGGGGATCGCATCGGTCGGCGCCAGTCGCACCGCCGTGCTGCTCGCGGCAGACATGGCCGCGCGTCGGGCCGCCTGGTAGGTCGCCCGGCTTTCGCCTTCAGGAAAAACTGGAAACTTCCGCCGCCGAGCCGAGTTGCCACTCAGACGAACGTTTCCGACGTCGGAGCTGGACCATGGCCGAGGCGAGGCCGCTGCGCGCGGCCGCGAAGATTGCATTTGCCGTCACGCTGCTCGCCTTGACGGCCACCCCGGGGCTCGCCGCCGGGATGGATCCGGCCGCCATCGCGTCAGCCCAGCCATCGAAGAAGACCCTCTCGAAGGACAAGCCGACCCCGGCGGGGGTGCACCTGCAGGTTCTGCTGGACCGGGCCCATTTCTCGCCGGGCGAGATCGACGGCAAGTTCGGCGAGAACGCCAGGAAAGCGCTACGCGCTTTTGCGGAAGCGCGGCAATTGGCGGCTTCCGACGAGGTCACCGATGATCTCTGGAAGGCGCTGCAGACGGACGATCGGCCGCCGACGACCACCTACACCATCACCGACAAGGACGTCGCAGGTCCGTTCCTGCGCAAGCTTCCGGCCAAGATGGAGGACATGAAGGACATTCCGAAACTCGGCTACACCAGCCCGCGCGAGGCATTGGCCGAGAAGTTTCACATGAGCGAGCAGCTGCTGGCAGCGCTCAATCCGGGGCGCCATTTCGATCGCGCCGGTGAGACCATTGCCGTGGTCGATACCAGCGACGGCGGCACCGCTCCCGTCAAGGGCGAACGGGTCGAGGTCGACAAGGTCAGGCAGACCGTCAAGCTGTTCGACAAGTCGAACGCGCTGATCGGCTTCTATCCGGCGAGCGTCGGCAGCGAGGAGAAGCCGTCGCCATCGGGCACGCTGAAGGTCACCGAGATCGATCAAAACCCGACCTACCGCTACAATCCCGCCTATCATTTCAAGGGCGTTCATGCCCGCAAACCCTTCAAGATCATGCCCGGCCCGAACAATCCCGTCGGGACGGTGTGGATCAACCTCTCCGCCGACGGCTACGGCATCCACGGCACACCGTCCCCGCAAAATATCTCCAAGGGCCAATCGCACGGCTGCGTGCGACTGACGAATTGGGATGCGCAGCGCGTGGCCGCGAGCGTCTCGAAGGGCACGCCGGTCGTCTTCGTCGAG encodes:
- a CDS encoding 4-hydroxythreonine-4-phosphate dehydrogenase PdxA encodes the protein MTAKPLIALAMGDPAGISPELTAKLVSLDEIRARARLVVIGDRRVFEAGAKIARVTPDLTAVEQGADFDELTDDALFLDLGHLDPARVERGVASLAGGQFALANYRRALEFGRDGRVDAVCFTPFNKAAMRLARADYDDEIAFSAEVAGLKTPASEFNVLGELWNARVTSHIPLRDVAAKLSGERIRRALMLTDACMRKAGFARPRIAVAGLNPHAGDGGNFGREEIDVIAPVVEAGKREGMAVEGPFPADTVFLRAKAGAFDAVLTMYHDQGQIAMKLMGFDRGVTLLGGFPFPICTPAHGTAYDIAGQGIASVGASRTAVLLAADMAARRAAW
- a CDS encoding L,D-transpeptidase family protein, with the translated sequence MAEARPLRAAAKIAFAVTLLALTATPGLAAGMDPAAIASAQPSKKTLSKDKPTPAGVHLQVLLDRAHFSPGEIDGKFGENARKALRAFAEARQLAASDEVTDDLWKALQTDDRPPTTTYTITDKDVAGPFLRKLPAKMEDMKDIPKLGYTSPREALAEKFHMSEQLLAALNPGRHFDRAGETIAVVDTSDGGTAPVKGERVEVDKVRQTVKLFDKSNALIGFYPASVGSEEKPSPSGTLKVTEIDQNPTYRYNPAYHFKGVHARKPFKIMPGPNNPVGTVWINLSADGYGIHGTPSPQNISKGQSHGCVRLTNWDAQRVAASVSKGTPVVFVEGTS